One region of Danio rerio strain Tuebingen ecotype United States chromosome 5, GRCz12tu, whole genome shotgun sequence genomic DNA includes:
- the tmem250 gene encoding transmembrane protein 250, with the protein MPVIPIPRRVRSFHGPHTTCMHSACGPARTAQLVRSKYNNFDLYLKSRWMYSFVRFLLYFGCSLLTSLLWVVLSALFCVQYVSVRVFLRLQYKLSVILLLLGHRRLDFAILNDLFIYSMHITMFLIGGLGWCFMVFVDM; encoded by the coding sequence ATGCCTGTTATTCCCATCCCACGGAGGGTTCGCTCCTTCCACGGGCCGCACACAACATGCATGCACTCGGCCTGTGGCCCGGCGCGCACCGCACAGCTCGTACGCTCCAAATACAACAACTTCGACCTGTACCTGAAGTCCCGCTGGATGTACAGCTTCGTGCGCTTTCTCCTGTATTTCGGCTGCAGTCTGCTGACCTCTCTGCTGTGGGTTGTGTTATCGGCGCTGTTCTGCGTGCAGTATGTCAGCGTGCGTGTGTTTCTCCGACTACAATACAAGCTGTCGGTCATTCTGCTGCTGCTGGGTCACCGGCGCCTGGACTTCGCCATCCTCAATGACCTCTTCATCTACAGCATGCACATCACCATGTTTCTGATCGGAGGCCTGGGCTGGTGTTTCATGGTGTTTGTGGACATGTGA